Proteins from a genomic interval of Quercus lobata isolate SW786 chromosome 11, ValleyOak3.0 Primary Assembly, whole genome shotgun sequence:
- the LOC115968001 gene encoding probable protein phosphatase 2C BIPP2C1 isoform X2, with translation MSHLLFFFSHSPTATATPRSLTFSCFNFLPLQILQHHHHHPLPISSSSKLKLSPTHHPFLSKPISPSSSRPSCSSTEDLHLVSTTECSDGSVLFRFANASELEKIEEEEEEAGYNYKDFQHNLYSDREQTSNPTEVDDQMSISREITNTDTESSVVKAAAVLHTKITDSSASVIQDLGTNVHIRKDSIEDLHLVSTTECSDGSVLFRFANASELEKIEEEEEETGYNYKDFQHNMYSDREQISNPTEVDDQMSISREITNTDTDTDSSVVKAAAVLHTEITDSSASVIQDLGTNVHIQKDSIEDGKYVIMSSKNEVDASSISLVLDVVSDFGKVSTPCEEVSGEKISGENRIQSKSSESESSVDQVSSSYASETSNMVNADKDHSVDTNTMVTYMTDEKSNEGNVTQEMMDVSSSLEAKPVLDKEISHNPEDESVNADEIESSTVMMMPVATSLEAEPVLNEEISRNPEDESVNADEIGSSTVLNDSAHSLYSKEELTVCDAHESNVAQLTNPKAVELISIESTPNGEQISTAGLVLYSGAALLPHPSKALTGGEDAYFVAGQNWLGVADGVGQWSLEGTNAGRYAQELLENCEKIVLDSKSVPMTKPEEVLIRSAAESQSPGSSTVLVAYFDGQVLHVANIGDSGFIAIRNGAVFNRSSAMVHGFNFPLQIERGDDPTEFIEGYKIDLDEGDVIVAATDGLFDNLYEKEIASAVSNSLQASLKPQDIAEYLAMRAQEVGRSACGRTPFADAAQAAGYVGYTGGKLDDVTVIVSFIQKRSSSNSQRKASHK, from the exons ATGTCTCATCTACTATTCTTCTTCTCACACTCTCCCACAGCCACTGCCACACCTCGCTCTCTCACCTTCTCTTGCTTCAACTTTTTACCTTTACAAATACTTcagcatcatcatcaccatccaCTTCCAATATCTTCTTCTTCGAAACTGAAGCTAAGTCCAACCCACCACCCGTTTCTTTCCAAACCCATCTCACCTTCAAGCTCAAGGCCTAGTTGTTCATCCACAGAAGATCTCCACCTTGTTTCAACAACCG AATGTTCTGATGGCAGTGTGTTGTTCCGGTTTGCCAATGCGAGTGAGCTcgaaaaaattgaagaagaagaagaagaagctggtTACAATTACAAGGACTTTCAACATAATTTGTATTCTGACAGAGAACAAACAAGTAACCCAACTGAAGTGGATGATCAAATGTCTATAAGCAGAGAGATTACTAATACTGATACTGAAAGCAGTGTGGTAAAAGCAGCAGCCGTATTACATACCAAAATAACTGATTCCTCTGCCAGTGTTATTCAGGATTTAGGAACCAATGTGCATATACGGAAGGATTCTATTGAAGATCTCCACCTTGTTTCAACAACCG AATGTTCTGATGGCAGTGTGCTGTTCCGGTTTGCTAATGCGAGTGAGCTcgaaaaaattgaagaagaagaagaagaaactggTTACAATTACAAGGACTTTCAACATAATATGTATTCTGACAGAGAACAAATAAGTAACCCAACTGAAGTGGATGATCAAATGTCTATAAGCAGAGAGATTACTAATACTGATACTGATACTGATAGCAGTGTGGTAAAAGCAGCAGCCGTATTACATACCGAAATAACTGATTCCTCTGCCAGTGTTATTCAGGATTTAGGAACCAATGTGCATATACAGAAGGATTCTATTGAAGATGGTAAATATGTCATTATGAGTTCTAAGAATGAAGTTGATGCATCCAGTATTTCTTTGGTTCTGGATGTGGTTTCAGATTTTGGAAAGGTTAGTACTCCTTGTGAGGAAGTTTCAGGTGAGAAGATTTCTGGTGAAAATAGAATCCAATCGAAATCTTCTGAATCCGAGTCCTCGGTTGATCAAGTATCCAGTAGTTATGCTTCTGAAACCAGTAACATGGTGAACGCTGATAAGGATCATAGTGTGGATACAAATACAATGGTGACTTACATGACTGATGAAAAAAGTAATGAAGGCAATGTCACTCAAGAGATGATGGATGTGTCCTCTTCATTAGAGGCCAAACCAGTTCTCGATAAGGAGATAAGCCATAATCCAGAGGATGAATCTGTTAATGCAGATGAAATTGAAAGCTCAACAGTG ATGATGATGCCTGTAGCCACTTCATTAGAGGCCGAACCAGTTCTCAATGAAGAGATAAGCCGTAATCCAGAGGACGAATCTGTTAATGCAGATGAAATTGGAAGCTCAACAGTG TTAAATGACAGTGCACATTCCTTGTATTCGAAGGAAGAATTAACTGTATGTGATGCACATGAAAGCAATGTTGCTCAATTAACAAATCCGAAAGCTGTAGAATTGATTTCAATTGAGAGTACTCCTAATGG GGAGCAAATTTCCACAGCAGGACTTGTCCTATATTCTGGTGCTGCTTTATTGCCACATCCCTCTAAG GCATTGACAGGTGGAGAGGATGCTTATTTTGTAGCTGGCCAGAACTGGCTAGGTGTGGCTGATGGAGTTGGTCAGTGGTCACTGGAAG GGACTAATGCCGGACGGTATGCCCAAGAGCTCTTGGAGAACTGTGAAAAGATAGTGTTAGACTCCAAAAGTGTTCCAATGACCAAACCAGAAGAAGTTCTTATAAGAAGTGCTGCAGAATCACAATCTCCTGGATCATCTACTGTTTTGGTTGCTTACTTTGATGGTCAG GTTCTCCACGTGGCCAATATTGGAGACTCAGGATTTATAGCAATAAGAAATGGTGCTGTCTTTAACAGATCATCTGCAATGGTTCACGGATTCAATTTTCCATTACAGATTGAGAGAGGTGACGATCCCACAGAATTCATAGAG GGTTACAAAATAGATCTGGATGAAGGAGATGTAATTGTCGCTGCAACTGACGGCCTTTTTGACAACTTATATGAGAAAGAGATAGCTTCAGCTGTATCGAACTCATTGCAAGCCAGTTTGAAACCTCAG GATATAGCAGAGTACTTGGCCATGAGAGCTCAAGAAGTAGGGCGGTCAGCATGTGGAAGAACTCCATTTGCAGATGCAGCCCAGGCAGCGGGGTATGTGGGATATACTGGTGGCAAGCTCGACGATGTAACTGTCATTGTGTCATTCATACAAAAGAGATCCAGCTCTAACTCACA GAGGAAGGCATCACACAAATGA
- the LOC115968001 gene encoding probable protein phosphatase 2C 62 isoform X1 — translation MSHLLFFFSHSPTATATPRSLTFSCFNFLPLQILQHHHHHPLPISSSSKLKLSPTHHPFLSKPISPSSSRPSCSSTEDLHLVSTTECSDGSVLFRFANASELEKIEEEEEEAGYNYKDFQHNLYSDREQTSNPTEVDDQMSISREITNTDTESSVVKAAAVLHTKITDSSASVIQDLGTNVHIRKDSIEDLHLVSTTECSDGSVLFRFANASELEKIEEEEEETGYNYKDFQHNMYSDREQISNPTEVDDQMSISREITNTDTDTDSSVVKAAAVLHTEITDSSASVIQDLGTNVHIQKDSIEDGKYVIMSSKNEVDASSISLVLDVVSDFGKVSTPCEEVSGEKISGENRIQSKSSESESSVDQVSSSYASETSNMVNADKDHSVDTNTMVTYMTDEKSNEGNVTQEMMDVSSSLEAKPVLDKEISHNPEDESVNADEIESSTVMMMPVATSLEAEPVLNEEISRNPEDESVNADEIGSSTVLNDSAHSLYSKEELTVCDAHESNVAQLTNPKAVELISIESTPNGEQISTAGLVLYSGAALLPHPSKALTGGEDAYFVAGQNWLGVADGVGQWSLEGTNAGRYAQELLENCEKIVLDSKSVPMTKPEEVLIRSAAESQSPGSSTVLVAYFDGQVLHVANIGDSGFIAIRNGAVFNRSSAMVHGFNFPLQIERGDDPTEFIEGYKIDLDEGDVIVAATDGLFDNLYEKEIASAVSNSLQASLKPQDIAEYLAMRAQEVGRSACGRTPFADAAQAAGYVGYTGGKLDDVTVIVSFIQKRSSSNSQVSLSMADHFLCPRP, via the exons ATGTCTCATCTACTATTCTTCTTCTCACACTCTCCCACAGCCACTGCCACACCTCGCTCTCTCACCTTCTCTTGCTTCAACTTTTTACCTTTACAAATACTTcagcatcatcatcaccatccaCTTCCAATATCTTCTTCTTCGAAACTGAAGCTAAGTCCAACCCACCACCCGTTTCTTTCCAAACCCATCTCACCTTCAAGCTCAAGGCCTAGTTGTTCATCCACAGAAGATCTCCACCTTGTTTCAACAACCG AATGTTCTGATGGCAGTGTGTTGTTCCGGTTTGCCAATGCGAGTGAGCTcgaaaaaattgaagaagaagaagaagaagctggtTACAATTACAAGGACTTTCAACATAATTTGTATTCTGACAGAGAACAAACAAGTAACCCAACTGAAGTGGATGATCAAATGTCTATAAGCAGAGAGATTACTAATACTGATACTGAAAGCAGTGTGGTAAAAGCAGCAGCCGTATTACATACCAAAATAACTGATTCCTCTGCCAGTGTTATTCAGGATTTAGGAACCAATGTGCATATACGGAAGGATTCTATTGAAGATCTCCACCTTGTTTCAACAACCG AATGTTCTGATGGCAGTGTGCTGTTCCGGTTTGCTAATGCGAGTGAGCTcgaaaaaattgaagaagaagaagaagaaactggTTACAATTACAAGGACTTTCAACATAATATGTATTCTGACAGAGAACAAATAAGTAACCCAACTGAAGTGGATGATCAAATGTCTATAAGCAGAGAGATTACTAATACTGATACTGATACTGATAGCAGTGTGGTAAAAGCAGCAGCCGTATTACATACCGAAATAACTGATTCCTCTGCCAGTGTTATTCAGGATTTAGGAACCAATGTGCATATACAGAAGGATTCTATTGAAGATGGTAAATATGTCATTATGAGTTCTAAGAATGAAGTTGATGCATCCAGTATTTCTTTGGTTCTGGATGTGGTTTCAGATTTTGGAAAGGTTAGTACTCCTTGTGAGGAAGTTTCAGGTGAGAAGATTTCTGGTGAAAATAGAATCCAATCGAAATCTTCTGAATCCGAGTCCTCGGTTGATCAAGTATCCAGTAGTTATGCTTCTGAAACCAGTAACATGGTGAACGCTGATAAGGATCATAGTGTGGATACAAATACAATGGTGACTTACATGACTGATGAAAAAAGTAATGAAGGCAATGTCACTCAAGAGATGATGGATGTGTCCTCTTCATTAGAGGCCAAACCAGTTCTCGATAAGGAGATAAGCCATAATCCAGAGGATGAATCTGTTAATGCAGATGAAATTGAAAGCTCAACAGTG ATGATGATGCCTGTAGCCACTTCATTAGAGGCCGAACCAGTTCTCAATGAAGAGATAAGCCGTAATCCAGAGGACGAATCTGTTAATGCAGATGAAATTGGAAGCTCAACAGTG TTAAATGACAGTGCACATTCCTTGTATTCGAAGGAAGAATTAACTGTATGTGATGCACATGAAAGCAATGTTGCTCAATTAACAAATCCGAAAGCTGTAGAATTGATTTCAATTGAGAGTACTCCTAATGG GGAGCAAATTTCCACAGCAGGACTTGTCCTATATTCTGGTGCTGCTTTATTGCCACATCCCTCTAAG GCATTGACAGGTGGAGAGGATGCTTATTTTGTAGCTGGCCAGAACTGGCTAGGTGTGGCTGATGGAGTTGGTCAGTGGTCACTGGAAG GGACTAATGCCGGACGGTATGCCCAAGAGCTCTTGGAGAACTGTGAAAAGATAGTGTTAGACTCCAAAAGTGTTCCAATGACCAAACCAGAAGAAGTTCTTATAAGAAGTGCTGCAGAATCACAATCTCCTGGATCATCTACTGTTTTGGTTGCTTACTTTGATGGTCAG GTTCTCCACGTGGCCAATATTGGAGACTCAGGATTTATAGCAATAAGAAATGGTGCTGTCTTTAACAGATCATCTGCAATGGTTCACGGATTCAATTTTCCATTACAGATTGAGAGAGGTGACGATCCCACAGAATTCATAGAG GGTTACAAAATAGATCTGGATGAAGGAGATGTAATTGTCGCTGCAACTGACGGCCTTTTTGACAACTTATATGAGAAAGAGATAGCTTCAGCTGTATCGAACTCATTGCAAGCCAGTTTGAAACCTCAG GATATAGCAGAGTACTTGGCCATGAGAGCTCAAGAAGTAGGGCGGTCAGCATGTGGAAGAACTCCATTTGCAGATGCAGCCCAGGCAGCGGGGTATGTGGGATATACTGGTGGCAAGCTCGACGATGTAACTGTCATTGTGTCATTCATACAAAAGAGATCCAGCTCTAACTCACA AGTGTCGCTCTCAATGGCAGACCATTTCCTTTGTCCTCGGCCTTGA
- the LOC115968001 gene encoding probable protein phosphatase 2C BIPP2C1 isoform X5, with protein MSHLLFFFSHSPTATATPRSLTFSCFNFLPLQILQHHHHHPLPISSSSKLKLSPTHHPFLSKPISPSSSRPSCSSTEDLHLVSTTECSDGSVLFRFANASELEKIEEEEEETGYNYKDFQHNMYSDREQISNPTEVDDQMSISREITNTDTDTDSSVVKAAAVLHTEITDSSASVIQDLGTNVHIQKDSIEDGKYVIMSSKNEVDASSISLVLDVVSDFGKVSTPCEEVSGEKISGENRIQSKSSESESSVDQVSSSYASETSNMVNADKDHSVDTNTMVTYMTDEKSNEGNVTQEMMDVSSSLEAKPVLDKEISHNPEDESVNADEIESSTVMMMPVATSLEAEPVLNEEISRNPEDESVNADEIGSSTVLNDSAHSLYSKEELTVCDAHESNVAQLTNPKAVELISIESTPNGEQISTAGLVLYSGAALLPHPSKALTGGEDAYFVAGQNWLGVADGVGQWSLEGTNAGRYAQELLENCEKIVLDSKSVPMTKPEEVLIRSAAESQSPGSSTVLVAYFDGQVLHVANIGDSGFIAIRNGAVFNRSSAMVHGFNFPLQIERGDDPTEFIEGYKIDLDEGDVIVAATDGLFDNLYEKEIASAVSNSLQASLKPQDIAEYLAMRAQEVGRSACGRTPFADAAQAAGYVGYTGGKLDDVTVIVSFIQKRSSSNSQVSLSMADHFLCPRP; from the exons ATGTCTCATCTACTATTCTTCTTCTCACACTCTCCCACAGCCACTGCCACACCTCGCTCTCTCACCTTCTCTTGCTTCAACTTTTTACCTTTACAAATACTTcagcatcatcatcaccatccaCTTCCAATATCTTCTTCTTCGAAACTGAAGCTAAGTCCAACCCACCACCCGTTTCTTTCCAAACCCATCTCACCTTCAAGCTCAAGGCCTAGTTGTTCATCCACAGAAGATCTCCACCTTGTTTCAACAACCG AATGTTCTGATGGCAGTGTGCTGTTCCGGTTTGCTAATGCGAGTGAGCTcgaaaaaattgaagaagaagaagaagaaactggTTACAATTACAAGGACTTTCAACATAATATGTATTCTGACAGAGAACAAATAAGTAACCCAACTGAAGTGGATGATCAAATGTCTATAAGCAGAGAGATTACTAATACTGATACTGATACTGATAGCAGTGTGGTAAAAGCAGCAGCCGTATTACATACCGAAATAACTGATTCCTCTGCCAGTGTTATTCAGGATTTAGGAACCAATGTGCATATACAGAAGGATTCTATTGAAGATGGTAAATATGTCATTATGAGTTCTAAGAATGAAGTTGATGCATCCAGTATTTCTTTGGTTCTGGATGTGGTTTCAGATTTTGGAAAGGTTAGTACTCCTTGTGAGGAAGTTTCAGGTGAGAAGATTTCTGGTGAAAATAGAATCCAATCGAAATCTTCTGAATCCGAGTCCTCGGTTGATCAAGTATCCAGTAGTTATGCTTCTGAAACCAGTAACATGGTGAACGCTGATAAGGATCATAGTGTGGATACAAATACAATGGTGACTTACATGACTGATGAAAAAAGTAATGAAGGCAATGTCACTCAAGAGATGATGGATGTGTCCTCTTCATTAGAGGCCAAACCAGTTCTCGATAAGGAGATAAGCCATAATCCAGAGGATGAATCTGTTAATGCAGATGAAATTGAAAGCTCAACAGTG ATGATGATGCCTGTAGCCACTTCATTAGAGGCCGAACCAGTTCTCAATGAAGAGATAAGCCGTAATCCAGAGGACGAATCTGTTAATGCAGATGAAATTGGAAGCTCAACAGTG TTAAATGACAGTGCACATTCCTTGTATTCGAAGGAAGAATTAACTGTATGTGATGCACATGAAAGCAATGTTGCTCAATTAACAAATCCGAAAGCTGTAGAATTGATTTCAATTGAGAGTACTCCTAATGG GGAGCAAATTTCCACAGCAGGACTTGTCCTATATTCTGGTGCTGCTTTATTGCCACATCCCTCTAAG GCATTGACAGGTGGAGAGGATGCTTATTTTGTAGCTGGCCAGAACTGGCTAGGTGTGGCTGATGGAGTTGGTCAGTGGTCACTGGAAG GGACTAATGCCGGACGGTATGCCCAAGAGCTCTTGGAGAACTGTGAAAAGATAGTGTTAGACTCCAAAAGTGTTCCAATGACCAAACCAGAAGAAGTTCTTATAAGAAGTGCTGCAGAATCACAATCTCCTGGATCATCTACTGTTTTGGTTGCTTACTTTGATGGTCAG GTTCTCCACGTGGCCAATATTGGAGACTCAGGATTTATAGCAATAAGAAATGGTGCTGTCTTTAACAGATCATCTGCAATGGTTCACGGATTCAATTTTCCATTACAGATTGAGAGAGGTGACGATCCCACAGAATTCATAGAG GGTTACAAAATAGATCTGGATGAAGGAGATGTAATTGTCGCTGCAACTGACGGCCTTTTTGACAACTTATATGAGAAAGAGATAGCTTCAGCTGTATCGAACTCATTGCAAGCCAGTTTGAAACCTCAG GATATAGCAGAGTACTTGGCCATGAGAGCTCAAGAAGTAGGGCGGTCAGCATGTGGAAGAACTCCATTTGCAGATGCAGCCCAGGCAGCGGGGTATGTGGGATATACTGGTGGCAAGCTCGACGATGTAACTGTCATTGTGTCATTCATACAAAAGAGATCCAGCTCTAACTCACA AGTGTCGCTCTCAATGGCAGACCATTTCCTTTGTCCTCGGCCTTGA
- the LOC115968001 gene encoding probable protein phosphatase 2C 62 isoform X3, which produces MSHLLFFFSHSPTATATPRSLTFSCFNFLPLQILQHHHHHPLPISSSSKLKLSPTHHPFLSKPISPSSSRPSCSSTEDLHLVSTTECSDGSVLFRFANASELEKIEEEEEEAGYNYKDFQHNLYSDREQTSNPTEVDDQMSISREITNTDTESSVVKAAAVLHTKITDSSASVIQDLGTNVHIRKDSIEDLHLVSTTECSDGSVLFRFANASELEKIEEEEEETGYNYKDFQHNMYSDREQISNPTEVDDQMSISREITNTDTDTDSSVVKAAAVLHTEITDSSASVIQDLGTNVHIQKDSIEDGKYVIMSSKNEVDASSISLVLDVVSDFGKVSTPCEEVSGEKISGENRIQSKSSESESSVDQVSSSYASETSNMVNADKDHSVDTNTMVTYMTDEKSNEGNVTQEMMDVSSSLEAKPVLDKEISHNPEDESVNADEIESSTVMMMPVATSLEAEPVLNEEISRNPEDESVNADEIGSSTVLNDSAHSLYSKEELTVCDAHESNVAQLTNPKAVELISIESTPNGEQISTAGLVLYSGAALLPHPSKALTGGEDAYFVAGQNWLGVADGVGQWSLEGTNAGRYAQELLENCEKIVLDSKSVPMTKPEEVLIRSAAESQSPGSSTVLVAYFDGQGYKIDLDEGDVIVAATDGLFDNLYEKEIASAVSNSLQASLKPQDIAEYLAMRAQEVGRSACGRTPFADAAQAAGYVGYTGGKLDDVTVIVSFIQKRSSSNSQVSLSMADHFLCPRP; this is translated from the exons ATGTCTCATCTACTATTCTTCTTCTCACACTCTCCCACAGCCACTGCCACACCTCGCTCTCTCACCTTCTCTTGCTTCAACTTTTTACCTTTACAAATACTTcagcatcatcatcaccatccaCTTCCAATATCTTCTTCTTCGAAACTGAAGCTAAGTCCAACCCACCACCCGTTTCTTTCCAAACCCATCTCACCTTCAAGCTCAAGGCCTAGTTGTTCATCCACAGAAGATCTCCACCTTGTTTCAACAACCG AATGTTCTGATGGCAGTGTGTTGTTCCGGTTTGCCAATGCGAGTGAGCTcgaaaaaattgaagaagaagaagaagaagctggtTACAATTACAAGGACTTTCAACATAATTTGTATTCTGACAGAGAACAAACAAGTAACCCAACTGAAGTGGATGATCAAATGTCTATAAGCAGAGAGATTACTAATACTGATACTGAAAGCAGTGTGGTAAAAGCAGCAGCCGTATTACATACCAAAATAACTGATTCCTCTGCCAGTGTTATTCAGGATTTAGGAACCAATGTGCATATACGGAAGGATTCTATTGAAGATCTCCACCTTGTTTCAACAACCG AATGTTCTGATGGCAGTGTGCTGTTCCGGTTTGCTAATGCGAGTGAGCTcgaaaaaattgaagaagaagaagaagaaactggTTACAATTACAAGGACTTTCAACATAATATGTATTCTGACAGAGAACAAATAAGTAACCCAACTGAAGTGGATGATCAAATGTCTATAAGCAGAGAGATTACTAATACTGATACTGATACTGATAGCAGTGTGGTAAAAGCAGCAGCCGTATTACATACCGAAATAACTGATTCCTCTGCCAGTGTTATTCAGGATTTAGGAACCAATGTGCATATACAGAAGGATTCTATTGAAGATGGTAAATATGTCATTATGAGTTCTAAGAATGAAGTTGATGCATCCAGTATTTCTTTGGTTCTGGATGTGGTTTCAGATTTTGGAAAGGTTAGTACTCCTTGTGAGGAAGTTTCAGGTGAGAAGATTTCTGGTGAAAATAGAATCCAATCGAAATCTTCTGAATCCGAGTCCTCGGTTGATCAAGTATCCAGTAGTTATGCTTCTGAAACCAGTAACATGGTGAACGCTGATAAGGATCATAGTGTGGATACAAATACAATGGTGACTTACATGACTGATGAAAAAAGTAATGAAGGCAATGTCACTCAAGAGATGATGGATGTGTCCTCTTCATTAGAGGCCAAACCAGTTCTCGATAAGGAGATAAGCCATAATCCAGAGGATGAATCTGTTAATGCAGATGAAATTGAAAGCTCAACAGTG ATGATGATGCCTGTAGCCACTTCATTAGAGGCCGAACCAGTTCTCAATGAAGAGATAAGCCGTAATCCAGAGGACGAATCTGTTAATGCAGATGAAATTGGAAGCTCAACAGTG TTAAATGACAGTGCACATTCCTTGTATTCGAAGGAAGAATTAACTGTATGTGATGCACATGAAAGCAATGTTGCTCAATTAACAAATCCGAAAGCTGTAGAATTGATTTCAATTGAGAGTACTCCTAATGG GGAGCAAATTTCCACAGCAGGACTTGTCCTATATTCTGGTGCTGCTTTATTGCCACATCCCTCTAAG GCATTGACAGGTGGAGAGGATGCTTATTTTGTAGCTGGCCAGAACTGGCTAGGTGTGGCTGATGGAGTTGGTCAGTGGTCACTGGAAG GGACTAATGCCGGACGGTATGCCCAAGAGCTCTTGGAGAACTGTGAAAAGATAGTGTTAGACTCCAAAAGTGTTCCAATGACCAAACCAGAAGAAGTTCTTATAAGAAGTGCTGCAGAATCACAATCTCCTGGATCATCTACTGTTTTGGTTGCTTACTTTGATGGTCAG GGTTACAAAATAGATCTGGATGAAGGAGATGTAATTGTCGCTGCAACTGACGGCCTTTTTGACAACTTATATGAGAAAGAGATAGCTTCAGCTGTATCGAACTCATTGCAAGCCAGTTTGAAACCTCAG GATATAGCAGAGTACTTGGCCATGAGAGCTCAAGAAGTAGGGCGGTCAGCATGTGGAAGAACTCCATTTGCAGATGCAGCCCAGGCAGCGGGGTATGTGGGATATACTGGTGGCAAGCTCGACGATGTAACTGTCATTGTGTCATTCATACAAAAGAGATCCAGCTCTAACTCACA AGTGTCGCTCTCAATGGCAGACCATTTCCTTTGTCCTCGGCCTTGA